The sequence below is a genomic window from Flagellimonas marinaquae.
CGCTTACAAAATCTTGGTATTTTAGTGATGCAAACAGCACTTTTTGATGTTCCATGGGTCGCAACTTGGCCGTAATAATCTTTCTTTTATGCTCCTTTAGCAACTCGGGGCACTTGGTTACAATTATCAAATCCGCACGTTTTGCTTCTTTTTTGCTATCCCGAAGCCTGCCCGTGGGCAAATACCAATCGTTCACATATAAGTTTTGATAAGTAGTGAGCAAAATAGAAAATGTCGGCTTTACCTTTCGGTGTTGGAAGGCATCGTCCAGCACAATGATTTCCGGCTGTACCGAGCTTTCCAACTGCTCAATACCATTGCGCCTATCAGCATCTACCGCAACGGCAACTTCAGGAAATTTTTGATGGATTTGATACGGTTCGTCACCCAATTCCAAAACCGTTGCCCCTGTACCGGCCATATAAAACCCCTCGGACTTACGCTTATAACCACGACTTAAAACGGCAGCTTCCCGCCCCTGCAACAAACGCAGCAAATATTCTGTCATCGGAGTTTTGCCCGTGCCGCCTACGCTTAAGTTTCCAACACAAATAGTCGGAGTAGAATAGGATTTTGAAGAAAAAATACCCATATCGAACAAGAGGTTTCGAACACAAACCACCAGACCGTAGACCAAGGAAACCGGAAACGCTAAAATGCGGAGTACTTTAAGCATTGAACGAAAATATAATATTTTATCTTTAGCACACTTAACAATTTTAAAATGACCGTTAACGAAATAGCAAAAACGCTAGAGGAATTGGCCCCTTTGGCCCATGCAGAGGATTTTGACAATGTAGGTTTACTGGTGGGCAACCCCAAAATGAAGGTCAAGGGTATTTTGGTCACCTTGGACACTTTGGAGAATGTGGTGGACGAAGCCATTGCCAAAAATTGTAATTTGATCGTAAGCTTTCATCCCATTATATTTAAAGGTTTAAAAAAACTTACCGGAAGCAATTATGTTGAACGAGTGGTGCTCAAGGCCATTGCCAACAACATTGCCATTTACAGCATGCATACGGCACTGGACAATAACAAAATGGGGGTCAATGCCAAAATCTGTGAGGTCCTAGGCATTAAAAATCCAAAAATCCTGATTCCAAAAGCCAAGAGTATTAAAAAACTGACCACATACGCTCCCTTGGCAGACGCAGAAAAAATAAAAACATCCCTTTTTGAGGCAGGGGCCGGCGAAATAGGCAAATACAGCAATTGCAGTTATAGCCTGGAAGGTATCGGGAGTTTTAAAGCAGAGAGCGGGGCCGACCCATCTGTAGGAAAAGTTGGGGAAGTCCATTTTGAAAAAGAGACGCAAATCAATGTTATCTATTCCTTTGAAAAAGAAAGTGCTATTTTAAAAGCGCTCTTTTCATCCCATCCATACGAGGAAGTGGCCTATGAGATTATCACCCTCGAAAACACCAATCAAGATCTTGGAATGGGCATGATCGGCACATTGGAGACAGAACTAACGGAAAAAGCGTTTCTGCTAATGGTCAAGGAGCGGATGAACGCATCGGTCGTCCGCCATTCCGAACTCTTGGGAAAAAAGGTAAACAAAGTCGCTATTTTGGGCGGTAGTGGTGCATTTGCCATAGAAGCTGCCAGTAAATCCGGTGCAGATATCTATGTAACTGCCGATCTAAAATACCACGATTTTTACCGTGCAGAAAACCAAATGGTGGTCGCCGATATTGGGCACTTTGAAACTGAGCAGTTTACAAAAGATTTATTGGTTGATTATCTTACGAAAAAAATTCCTAATTTTGCAGTCTCTTTATCGGAGAGTATAACGAATCCCATCAAGTATTTATAAAATATATGGCGAACAAGAAAGAAAACACTGTGGAGGAAAAGTTGAGAGCACTATACGATCTACAGCTTATTGATTCCAGAGTGGATGAAATCCGCAACGTTAGAGGCGAATTGCCTTTGGAAGTACAAGACTTGGAAGACGAAGTTCTTGGTCTTAAAACCAGAATGGACAAATTAAAAACGGATGTTGAGACCATCAACTTTGAGATTACTGCCAAAAAGAATCTTATTGAAGAGTCCAAGTCGCTGATCAAAAAATATAGCGAGCAACAAAAAAACGTGAGGAACAGCCGTGAATTTAATTCCCTGAGCAAGGAAGTGGAGTTCCAAGAATTGGAGATTCAATTGGCCGAAAAGAACATTAAGGAGTTCAAAGCGCAAATTGAACAGAAAAAGGAAGTAATTTCCCAGACCAAAGAAAAATTGTCCGAGCGCGAAAGCCATTTAAAACACAAAAAAGGCGAATTGGATGCTATTCTTGCAGAAACCGAAAAAGAGGAAAAAGCGCTTTTGAAAAAATCTGAAGAGTACGAAGAGCAGATTGAAGAGCGTTTGGTGAAGGCCTACAAAAGAATCCGTCACAATGTAAAAAACGGTTTGGCCGTGGTTCCTGTAGAGCGAGGTGCTTCAGGTGGTTCCTTTTTCACGATTCCTCCACAGGTTCAGGTAGAGATAGCTTCGCGCAAAAAAATTATTACAGACGAGCACAGTGGTAGGATTTTGGTAGATCCGCTACTGGCCGAAGAAGAACAAGAAAGAATGGAAAAGCTTTTCGCAAAGCTTTAATCCTAAAACTTGAACTAAAATATAGAAGCCACCTTAAAAGGTGGTTTTTTTTTATGTAGTTAATCAAAATAAAAAAGCGATGAGCAAATCCCGACCCAGTAGATAGCTGAGTATTGCTTTTACCCTTTTCAGAAACCAAATTGGTTTTTCGGAAGAGTTCAAGGTATTCGCGAAATTAATATCCGACTAAATAATAGGCTTCTTGATTTCGGGGGAAAAGACCATTGACCTGACTTGCCTATAACAACTCCAGAATCATTTCTTCAACTTCCTTGGAATCCCACTTTTCTTCAATATTCGGTATTTGCATCACTTGTTTCATAATAGCTTCCTGCATATCCCCAATAGCAAGAGCTTCGGCGTAGGGCCTGTCCGAAAATGTGACCCGACTGTAAACAGGAATCCATTTCTCCGGATGTAGGGCCGCAAAATGCTTTTCAATTTTTTTCTGTAGCAAAAACTTAGGGTCTGCCGTTTTACGGCTCATTTCCACAAAATTTCGATAGCTCAACTCAGCAATGGCATCTGCATTGGGCTTACGTTCCTTTTGGTACTCGGAAAAAATAGCGTCCCAATCGTCCCCATATTTCTTCATGAGTTTGTTAAGGATAAATATATCCTCAAAACCGGCATTCATGCCCTGACCATAAAAGGGCACAATGGCGTGTGCCGAATCACCGACCAGAGCAACTTTGTTCCAATAGGTCCAAGGATAACATTTCATGGTCACCATGGCGCTGGTTGGGTTTTGAAAAAAATCTTTGGTCAAATTCTCGATTTCCTTGCGTACGTTGGGAAAATACTCCTTAAAAAATGCCTTCGCCGCATCCACAGTGGTTAAACTTTCAAAAGACACCTTCCCTTCAAACGGTAAAAACAGGGTACAGGTAAAACTACCATCAATATTGGGCATGGCAATGAGCATAAACTCACCTCGCGGCCATATATGAAAAGAGTTTTTATCCAGCTTATGGGTTCCATCCTCGTTGGCTGGTATGGTAAGTTCCTTATACCCTACATCGATAAAATCTTGTGAATAATCAAACCTACTCCTACGTTGCATTTTGTGGCGCACTCTGGAAAACGCACCATCGCAACCAAAAATGATATCGAACTGATATTCCGTCCACTTTCCTTTTTCGGTTTCCCCCGTATAAATTTTAGCTTCGGGCAGGTTAACGTCCCACACTTTTTCGTCGAACCTGAACACCGTTCCTGCTTCTTCGGCCAAATCGATCATCCGTTTGTTCAAAATACCGCGAGAAATGGACCAGATGGCCTCCCCTTCCTTCCCATATTTTTGAAAATATACGGGCTTATCGTTAACGTGCATGGCCCTTTTATCCAACGGAATGGCTATATCCTTGATCTTTTCACCAATACCTACTGCATTAAGGGAGCGCCAACCCCTATTGCTCATGGCCAAATTAATGGACCTGCCAGAAAACTTGATTGTCCTAATATCCGGCCTTCTATCAAAAACTGTGACCTTGTGTCCAATTTTTCGGAGATAAATCGCTAACAAAGAGCCCACCAATCCGGAACCGATGATGGCTATATTTTTTGGAGTCTGTACCATAAATGCCCACTGGGCCAAATTCTAATTAAATAGTAAAAATAAGCATTTTGGCCTTGAACAGTTCCAAATAATGGTTTCCCTTCCATTTTCAATTATTTTTGTTTAATAATTTTGTATTTTTATTAAACATTATTGATTGGGTTGGCACATCTTAAAACATATTTACCTCTAAAACATTGCCCGGTTTGCCAAAGACCTTTTGCTTGGCGAAAAAAATGGGCGAAAGATTGGGAAAACGTAATTTATTGCAGCGCACACTGCAGAAAAAACAAGAACAAACATGACAACTAGCCTAATTTGGTTTGGAAATAATTTACGGGTACACGACAACGAAGCTTTGCATCTGGCCGCCAAGGCCAATAGGTTAATAGCCCTGTATTGTTTTGACCCTAGGCAATTCGAAACGGATAAATTTGGATTCAAGAAAACGGAACGCTTCAGGGCAAAATTTCTATTGGAAACGGTTCAACAGCTTCATGAAAATTTAAAAGCACTCAATATCACTCTTTATGTTTACCAAGAAAAGCCAGAGGATGTTATACCTGATTTGGTGAGGCAATTTATTATAGATGCCGTTTTTGTACAGAACGAATGGACCTCTGAAGAGAAACAAACCGTACAAAATGTTCAAAATCTATTACCCAAAGGGACTGTTTTGCATAAGACCTTCGACCAATTCCTATTTCATCCCGATGACATTCCCTTTGCCTCCCCTGCACAAATCCCTTCAATATTCACACTTTTTCGAAAAAAATGCGAAAAATATTCCTCGGTGAGACAATGTTTTACTTTGCCCAAAGTATTTCCCATAGAAAATCAAGTAGACCCCAACACTAAAGTCCCAACATTGGAAAGTCTTGGGTTCTTAGATTTTAAAACAGATTACAGGTCCGCCTTTCCGTACAAAGGTGGCGAGGAAAATGCCCGAATGCGCATACAACATTACTTTTGGGACACCAAAAAACTGGCCTACTATAAAAAAACGAGAAACGGACTTACCGGCACCGATTACAGCTCCAAACTCTCACCCTGGTTGGCCAATGGAAGTATTTCCGCTCGAACCATCTATTGGGAAATAAGACGATTTGAAAAGGAAATAAAAAAGAATCAGGATACGTATTGGTTGGTTTTTGAGCTGATTTGGCGTGATTACTTCAAATACATTTCGTTAAAACACGGAAATGATATTTTTAAATTGGAAGGCATTCTTCACAAAAAATATGACTGGCACACAATACAAGATGTCAAAATGGCATGGATCAACGGGGAAACCAATGATGATTTTGTAAACGCCAATATGATCGAACTAAAACAAACCGGATGGATGAGCAACCGTGGCAGACAGAACGTGGCCAGTTTTTGGTCCAAACACCTACAACAAGATTGGCGAATAGGGGCCGCCTATTTTGAATCGATGCTCATAGACTACGACGTACACAGCAATTGGGGCAACTGGATGTACAACAGTGGTGTGGGCAACGACCCGCGAAACAGAACTTTTAACACAAAACGGCAGGCGGATATGTACGATCCCAATAAAAAATTCCGATCGCTTTGGCTACAACCCACTCTTTTTTAACCGATGAAAACACTTCGACTAATCCTTGGTGACCAATTGAACCTATCACACAGCTGGTTCGATAAAGTGACCGACGACCATACATACCTAATGGCCGAAATGCGCCAAGAAACCGATTATGTAAAGCACCATATTCAAAAAGTGGTCGGCTTTTTTCGTTCCATGAGGAATTTTTCAAACACTTTAAAAGAGGAGGGGCACCATGTCATCTATTATAGGATAGGTGATGAGAAAAATCCTCAAAACTTGCCCGAGCTCATCAAAAAAGCCATTTCGGAACACCAAATTGAAAAGTTCGAATACCAATTGCCCGATGAATACCGATTGGACCAGCAGCTCAAGGAAATCGTAAAATCCATTACCATTAGTTCGGAGGTTTTTGACACCGAACATTTTTACACCAAAAGAAATGATCTGGAAAATCACTTTAAAGGAAAAAAACAATTGTTGATGGAGAGTTTCTACCGCATGATGCGAAGGAAACATAACATTTTGATGATCAATGATCAGCCCGAAGGCGGTAAATGGAACTTTGACCAAAGTAACCGTAAAAAATGGGACGGATCGCCAAAAATTCCCAAAGAACTATCTTTTGATACCGACGTTACCGAACTGTTGGAAGAAATTAAAAATGCGGATATAAAAACCTTCGGAAACATTGACGCCAAAAATTTTCACTGGCCAACATCGCACGAGGAATGTAAAAAGTTATTGACGTTTTTCTGTTCCAATCTGTTGAAATATTTTGGTGATTATCAAGATGCATTGCATACTCAGGAAAAATACCTGTTCCATTCGCGCCTTTCCTTTGGCATGAACAGCAAAATGCTGTCACCCCAAGAAGTAATCCATACCGTATTGGACCATTACCATGCGCATAAAGATGACATCCATATCTCGCAAGTGGAAGGTTTTATCCGTCAGATACTAGGTTGGCGGGAATACATGCGGGGGGTATATTGGAAGGAAATGCCGGGATATGCCAAAGTGAACAAATTGGAGAACCGCAACCCGCTCCCGGATTTCTTTTGGACGGGCAAAACCAAAATGAACTGTTTGCACAAGGCCATTACCCAAAGTTTAGACGATGCGTATGCCCATCATATTCAACGGCTCATGATCATTGGAAACTACGCCCTTCTCACTCAAATTGACCCCGATAAAGTGGATGCTTGGTACCTTGGCGTATATATAGATGCGATCGAGTGGGTGGAAATTACCAATACCCGGGGCATGAGCCAATATGCCGATGGTGGCATTGTGGCGACCAAGCCTTATGTAAGCAGTGCCAATTATATTAATAAAATGGGCAACTATTGTAAGGAATGTAGTTATAGCCATACTAAAAAGTCGGGAGAAAAATCCTGTCCCTTCAATTCGCTTTACTGGAATTTTTTAGAAGATAAAAAAGCGTTTTTTAAGGACAATCAACGTATGAACATGATGTTGAGCTTATTGAAAAAGAAGAATAAGGAAGAACTCAAGGATTTACAGGATAGGGCCAGGAAAATTATTGCAAATCCGGAGCTATTCTGATTTTAACAAGTCTTTATGATCTATTGGCATTCTTGTTGCCGTATATATTTAAAATATTCCGCTTCGGCGCCTATATATAAAAAGTCCTTCACAATACGTTGCGAAGGACTTTTCACTTTATAGAAATCTTGGGTTTATTTCAATATATCATCTACGATGCCATACGCCACAGATTCTTCTGCACCCATCCAATAATCACGATCAAAATCCTTCATTACCTTGTCAAAAGACTGCCCACAGTTTTCCGCCAATATTTTGGCACCCAACTCCTTGGTCTTTATAATCTCTCTGGCCTGAATCTCGATATTCGATGCCTGCCCTCTTGCACCACCGCTAGGCTGATGGATCATTACGCGGGCATGGGGCTGAATAAATCTTCTGCCCTTTTCGCCTACGGATAATAGAATGGAGCCCATTGAGGCCGCCAATCCGGAACAAACGGTAGATACAGGGCTTTTGATCTGTTTAATGGTATCGTAAATGGCAAACCCGGAAGTTACGTAGCCTCCGGGGCTATTGATAATCAATTGAATCTCATCATTGTTCAACATATCCAAATACAGTAGCCTATCGATTACATGTTTGGCAGAATCATCATCTACTTGTCCCCACAAAAACACTTTGCGGTCGTTTAATAACTTTTCTTGGATCAATTCCTGAACTTTTCCTTTTTTTGAACTCATTTTTTTACGTGTTGTAAGACTTCAAAAATAATCAAATTCCAAGGAAGTTACCGCACTTGTTTTATACAATGGACGGATTAAGATTTTATCTGTACTTTTTGTGATACCACATCCTTGATCGGAATCACAAATTCTCCGGCTCGGGTCTCTAAAATAAGGCTATTGTTTTCGATGGCCTTGATGGTCCCTTCGTCGTCCCCGATCACAATTCTGTCTCCAACGGCATAGGTCTTTCTTGTATAGAAGGACCTCATGATATCTGCAATAATTTCTCGTGTTCCCAGACCTACGCCCAATGCAAATGCCAACAGAAACGCCCCCAATATCATGGTTATATTATTGGTTATGATGGTGGTATCGACCCCTGCTTGGTTCAACGCCGTGATGGACATAAAAATGACGATAATGTAAAACAGCAGGTTACTTACCAAGTTGGAACCTCCCAACTCAAAGGATTCGAATAGTTTTTTTACCGTTTTTTTTACCAAACTGCCTATATAGAACCCTACCATTAAAAGTACCAATGCACTAAAAAACCTGGGCAGATAATTGAGGAGGTTGCCGATTTCCTGGGATATGATCTGAAAATTTAAAATATCGGCGGCCAATATTAGGAAGACCAAGATCAGAAACCATTTGGCAAAGCCCAGTACAATTTTGGAAAGATCAATCTTAAAATCGCTCTTACCAGTTATCTCCATGTCGTTTATTTTCTCGTTGAGTGCATCTATTTTGGTAATCTTGAGTACCTTTTTTAATAGAAATGTCACAATTTTAATAGTCAACCATCCAATAATCAAAATTATGATCGCCCCAAATATTTTGGGAAAAGCAGTCGCTATTTCCCTTCCTATCGTAGAAAGAGACTCCGATGCTATTGCCTTCCAATTGTTTATTGTTTCCATATTTATAATTTTTATTGTGTCTGTTTATTTATCGATTATCTCCCAAGGTTCTAAATAGTTTGCGCAAAGCATTTCCCAAGTTTATTGAAAACAATGAGGCCAAGTCCATAATCAATTTTGCCGCAGCTATATCGTTCATTACTTTTTTCTTCATTTCCGGAGGGGTCTCCTTTAAAGTTGCCTCCAGTTCTTTGAATGGATTTTTATGGTGCTTTGCCATCTATTCCAAAGTTTTATATATTTCCAACAATCTTTCCTTTGCCCGTTTTAACCGCATTTTTACTGCACTTTCCCCAATCTCCATTAAATCTACAAGTTCTTTTATGCTCGCCCCGTCCTGGTATTTCAGCAACAAAATGGACTTATCTTCCACTGCAATGAGTTCCATGGCTTTCTTGAGCTTGTCCGTTTTCATTTCGAACAAACTCTCATCGGAAACTTCTTGGGTCAGCTTATATTCGGAGTTTTCGACCTGTACGGAATTATCCTGTATTTTTCGTTGCTTATTACGGTTAACATAGTTCACACAAAAGTTATAGGTAAAGGAATAGAGCCAAGTAGAAAACTTCGATTTTCCTTTAAACGTTCGAAGTTTGATAAAAAGCTGGAGGAACACATCTTGCGTTAAATCCTCCGCCTCGTCCTCAGATTTTGCAAAACCGTAACATTTATTGTACACCATTTGCGCATAGCGGTCGTACAACTTACCAAAAAGCATGGTATCGTTGTCCGCTACGATCTGTTTCACTAATTTCTCATCGGAATAACGAGAATAAGGGTCTTTTGAATCCAAAAAAGCTTTATCGTGGTTATTTATAAGAATTAGAAACAGCTTTTTTAAAAAAGTCACTCTGGAAACAGTTTTTTGGTTGATGTTCGGACAATGGTCAAAAATAAGAGATTTTCCTAGTATATTTGGCTAAAAACCAGATATGAAGACCAATTCCCTCTTAGCTCTATTTGCCTTTTTAATGTTCGCTGCCTGCAAAACCGAACCAAAAAAGACCGAGGCCGCCGAAAAAGAGACCGAAGTTGAAAAAACCGTGCCCGAACGCATTGCAGAGGCCCATGGTTTTGAACAATGGGACATGGTAAAAGGCATCACCTTTACCTTTAATGTGGATAGGGATTCCATGCATTTTGAGCGCAGTTGGGATTGGAAACCCAAGAGCAATGTCGTATCCGCCATTTCTGGACCGGACACGCTTACCTACAACCGTAATGCCATGGATAGTATCGCCATAAAAACCAATAGTGGTTTTATTAACGATCGGTACTGGTTATTGGCCCCTTTTAATTTAATGTGGGATTCCAATAATTACACCTACGAGCACACCACAGATGCTGTTGCTCCCATTAGCGAAGAGCCCATGCAAAAACTTACCATTGTAT
It includes:
- a CDS encoding RNA polymerase sigma factor codes for the protein MDSKDPYSRYSDEKLVKQIVADNDTMLFGKLYDRYAQMVYNKCYGFAKSEDEAEDLTQDVFLQLFIKLRTFKGKSKFSTWLYSFTYNFCVNYVNRNKQRKIQDNSVQVENSEYKLTQEVSDESLFEMKTDKLKKAMELIAVEDKSILLLKYQDGASIKELVDLMEIGESAVKMRLKRAKERLLEIYKTLE
- a CDS encoding Nif3-like dinuclear metal center hexameric protein, giving the protein MTVNEIAKTLEELAPLAHAEDFDNVGLLVGNPKMKVKGILVTLDTLENVVDEAIAKNCNLIVSFHPIIFKGLKKLTGSNYVERVVLKAIANNIAIYSMHTALDNNKMGVNAKICEVLGIKNPKILIPKAKSIKKLTTYAPLADAEKIKTSLFEAGAGEIGKYSNCSYSLEGIGSFKAESGADPSVGKVGEVHFEKETQINVIYSFEKESAILKALFSSHPYEEVAYEIITLENTNQDLGMGMIGTLETELTEKAFLLMVKERMNASVVRHSELLGKKVNKVAILGGSGAFAIEAASKSGADIYVTADLKYHDFYRAENQMVVADIGHFETEQFTKDLLVDYLTKKIPNFAVSLSESITNPIKYL
- a CDS encoding DUF2256 domain-containing protein, with product MAHLKTYLPLKHCPVCQRPFAWRKKWAKDWENVIYCSAHCRKNKNKHDN
- a CDS encoding FAD-dependent oxidoreductase: MVQTPKNIAIIGSGLVGSLLAIYLRKIGHKVTVFDRRPDIRTIKFSGRSINLAMSNRGWRSLNAVGIGEKIKDIAIPLDKRAMHVNDKPVYFQKYGKEGEAIWSISRGILNKRMIDLAEEAGTVFRFDEKVWDVNLPEAKIYTGETEKGKWTEYQFDIIFGCDGAFSRVRHKMQRRSRFDYSQDFIDVGYKELTIPANEDGTHKLDKNSFHIWPRGEFMLIAMPNIDGSFTCTLFLPFEGKVSFESLTTVDAAKAFFKEYFPNVRKEIENLTKDFFQNPTSAMVTMKCYPWTYWNKVALVGDSAHAIVPFYGQGMNAGFEDIFILNKLMKKYGDDWDAIFSEYQKERKPNADAIAELSYRNFVEMSRKTADPKFLLQKKIEKHFAALHPEKWIPVYSRVTFSDRPYAEALAIGDMQEAIMKQVMQIPNIEEKWDSKEVEEMILELL
- a CDS encoding zinc ribbon domain-containing protein — its product is MANKKENTVEEKLRALYDLQLIDSRVDEIRNVRGELPLEVQDLEDEVLGLKTRMDKLKTDVETINFEITAKKNLIEESKSLIKKYSEQQKNVRNSREFNSLSKEVEFQELEIQLAEKNIKEFKAQIEQKKEVISQTKEKLSERESHLKHKKGELDAILAETEKEEKALLKKSEEYEEQIEERLVKAYKRIRHNVKNGLAVVPVERGASGGSFFTIPPQVQVEIASRKKIITDEHSGRILVDPLLAEEEQERMEKLFAKL
- a CDS encoding DASH family cryptochrome, with product MTTSLIWFGNNLRVHDNEALHLAAKANRLIALYCFDPRQFETDKFGFKKTERFRAKFLLETVQQLHENLKALNITLYVYQEKPEDVIPDLVRQFIIDAVFVQNEWTSEEKQTVQNVQNLLPKGTVLHKTFDQFLFHPDDIPFASPAQIPSIFTLFRKKCEKYSSVRQCFTLPKVFPIENQVDPNTKVPTLESLGFLDFKTDYRSAFPYKGGEENARMRIQHYFWDTKKLAYYKKTRNGLTGTDYSSKLSPWLANGSISARTIYWEIRRFEKEIKKNQDTYWLVFELIWRDYFKYISLKHGNDIFKLEGILHKKYDWHTIQDVKMAWINGETNDDFVNANMIELKQTGWMSNRGRQNVASFWSKHLQQDWRIGAAYFESMLIDYDVHSNWGNWMYNSGVGNDPRNRTFNTKRQADMYDPNKKFRSLWLQPTLF
- the lpxK gene encoding tetraacyldisaccharide 4'-kinase, whose protein sequence is MLKVLRILAFPVSLVYGLVVCVRNLLFDMGIFSSKSYSTPTICVGNLSVGGTGKTPMTEYLLRLLQGREAAVLSRGYKRKSEGFYMAGTGATVLELGDEPYQIHQKFPEVAVAVDADRRNGIEQLESSVQPEIIVLDDAFQHRKVKPTFSILLTTYQNLYVNDWYLPTGRLRDSKKEAKRADLIIVTKCPELLKEHKRKIITAKLRPMEHQKVLFASLKYQDFVSDGCENKLPLAKLGEKNIALVTGIASPRPLEKYLESQGVGFKHFEFGDHHHFSDNDIDQFKDFELILTTEKDFVRLDGRVEHLYYLEVAHSFSAGDDEVLKKSIEGLL
- a CDS encoding ClpP family protease is translated as MSSKKGKVQELIQEKLLNDRKVFLWGQVDDDSAKHVIDRLLYLDMLNNDEIQLIINSPGGYVTSGFAIYDTIKQIKSPVSTVCSGLAASMGSILLSVGEKGRRFIQPHARVMIHQPSGGARGQASNIEIQAREIIKTKELGAKILAENCGQSFDKVMKDFDRDYWMGAEESVAYGIVDDILK
- a CDS encoding cryptochrome/photolyase family protein codes for the protein MKTLRLILGDQLNLSHSWFDKVTDDHTYLMAEMRQETDYVKHHIQKVVGFFRSMRNFSNTLKEEGHHVIYYRIGDEKNPQNLPELIKKAISEHQIEKFEYQLPDEYRLDQQLKEIVKSITISSEVFDTEHFYTKRNDLENHFKGKKQLLMESFYRMMRRKHNILMINDQPEGGKWNFDQSNRKKWDGSPKIPKELSFDTDVTELLEEIKNADIKTFGNIDAKNFHWPTSHEECKKLLTFFCSNLLKYFGDYQDALHTQEKYLFHSRLSFGMNSKMLSPQEVIHTVLDHYHAHKDDIHISQVEGFIRQILGWREYMRGVYWKEMPGYAKVNKLENRNPLPDFFWTGKTKMNCLHKAITQSLDDAYAHHIQRLMIIGNYALLTQIDPDKVDAWYLGVYIDAIEWVEITNTRGMSQYADGGIVATKPYVSSANYINKMGNYCKECSYSHTKKSGEKSCPFNSLYWNFLEDKKAFFKDNQRMNMMLSLLKKKNKEELKDLQDRARKIIANPELF
- a CDS encoding mechanosensitive ion channel family protein gives rise to the protein METINNWKAIASESLSTIGREIATAFPKIFGAIIILIIGWLTIKIVTFLLKKVLKITKIDALNEKINDMEITGKSDFKIDLSKIVLGFAKWFLILVFLILAADILNFQIISQEIGNLLNYLPRFFSALVLLMVGFYIGSLVKKTVKKLFESFELGGSNLVSNLLFYIIVIFMSITALNQAGVDTTIITNNITMILGAFLLAFALGVGLGTREIIADIMRSFYTRKTYAVGDRIVIGDDEGTIKAIENNSLILETRAGEFVIPIKDVVSQKVQIKS